AGCAGGAGGAAGAGGACGACGGCCAGCCCGAAGCGGTCGTGCTCCGGCGCGCGGTCCACCTCGCCGAAGCTCACTCCCTGCAGCTCGGGCGGGGTGAACTCCGGCTTCCCCACGCGCGAGCGGAAGACGGCGCCGTCCGGATCGCGCACCTGGAACGAGTCCGCGTCCACCAGCGTGACCGCCGCGTCGTACGGGGCCACCAGGATGTTCGACTCGTTCACGTCGCCGACCACGTACCCGGCGGCGTGCAGCGCGTCGAACGCCGCGGCCAGGTTGCGCCCGGCGCGGACCAGCAGGCCGAAGTGGAAACCGGGCGCCTGGGCGCGGCGGGTGACCGGGTTGTAGAACTCGAAGACGCGCGGCCCCTCGGCGAACGGCATCACGAAGCCGGCGAAGGCGCGGCCGCCCAGCAGCAGGTCCGCCGGCCAGGCGATCGCCGTCCCCCGCGGCATGGCGGGCGGATTGGCCAGCATCAGCCCCAGCTTGCGCGCGCGCTCGATGGCCGGGTCGTGGTAGACCTTGGCCACCAGCGAGCGGTCGTGCGGAAGATGGTAGACGACCGCCTCGCCCCCGGCGCCGATCTCCAGCGCGGGGTCCAGCACCAGCTGCTCCAGCGTGGAGCGGCGGCGGAAGAGGAGGAGCGGCGGGGCCACGTCGGTCATGGGGCGAAGCGGATGGTGGTTTCCACCCACGCCGCGATCGTCCGCCCGCCCGACACGGCGGGGTCGAACCGCATCTCCGCCACCACGTCGCCCGCGGGGCCGGCGAGCTCGGAAGCGCCCGCATCGATGATGCTGAGGGTGCCCACGTCGGGCGACCCGTCGTCGCGCACCAGGAAGCGCACCCGCACGTCGGCCGCGATCCCCGCGTCGCGCAGCACGGCGGGGTAGCGGCGGGCGACCATGGCCGAGACCGCGTCGCGGTTCAGCAGGCGGGGCGCTTCCGTCGTGACGGCGTCCAGGTCCGGCACCGTTACCGCGCCCACGCCGCTCCCGTCCTGCATCGCCGGGTAGTCGATGGGGGTGACGGGGACGTCCAGGTCGTCGCGGGCGAAGGCGCCGGAGAGCGCGCCGCCGCCCACCACCGCCCAGGCGATCATGAGGATGACGGCCCAGACGACCGTGGCCCCGCGCAGCCGCACGCCGCCGCTGAACACGCGGCGGAGCGCCAGGAAGAAGATCATCAGCCCCGCCATGCGCACGCCGCCGGTGGCGCCGAACAGGCAGGTGAGCGCGGCGGGCGCCATCCACACCAGCGGGTTGCCCATCGCCGCGGGCCCGAACGCCGGCTGCGCCCACGCGGGAAGCGTGGCGTACGCGCGCTGCATTCCCATGCGCGCGGCGCGCACCACCAGCGGCGGCTGCGCGGGAACGGCGGGCGCGGCGGGCGCGAACGGCGCCGCGGGCGGGTGGGGCGCGTACGGCTGCGCGTGCGCAAGCTGCGCGGGGCGCGGGCGCGGCGCCGGCCGCGGCGTGTCGTGCGCGCGGGCCAGGTCGACCGTGGCGGGGAAGGGGTCGCGCCCCTGCAGCAGCCGCGCGCGGTGGCACCAGGGGCAGAAGTCGATGTGCGGCCCGAAGCGGTGGCGCGGGTTGGCCCGGCAGGTCACCAGCCGCGCCTCGGCCGTCTCCAGCGCGGCCAGCCACTCCGCCGGGGACGGGCGCTGCCCCGCGTCGGCGTGCGCGGCCACGAAGCAGCGCATGAACAGCACGCGGACGGCGGGGTCCAGCGACCAGAACGGCGGCGCCAGCCGCGGCGGGCGGCACTCGTCGTCGGGCCGCGCGTGGGGGAACAGCCCGCGCGAGATGCGCTCCTCCACCGGCGGG
This DNA window, taken from Longimicrobium sp., encodes the following:
- a CDS encoding energy transducer TonB, with product MADLALAPHALMLRRRSDGAPLALDPALEIGVGGEARVLGLPGDASLVAKLYHDPTLARARKVARMIDVPPALPPGVSIAWPTDLLTDLNGGRFAGFLMPRAEGPRIFEFYNPISRRRTAPLFDYAWLHRAGRNLAAAFDALHAAGYVVGDVNESNILVSPRDAAVTLVDADSFQVRDPLGRIVHRSGVGKAEFTPPELQGARFADVDRTPEHDRFGLSVLLFLLLMEGTHPYASRLGDGGEIPPVEERISRGLFPHARPDDECRPPRLAPPFWSLDPAVRVLFMRCFVAAHADAGQRPSPAEWLAALETAEARLVTCRANPRHRFGPHIDFCPWCHRARLLQGRDPFPATVDLARAHDTPRPAPRPRPAQLAHAQPYAPHPPAAPFAPAAPAVPAQPPLVVRAARMGMQRAYATLPAWAQPAFGPAAMGNPLVWMAPAALTCLFGATGGVRMAGLMIFFLALRRVFSGGVRLRGATVVWAVILMIAWAVVGGGALSGAFARDDLDVPVTPIDYPAMQDGSGVGAVTVPDLDAVTTEAPRLLNRDAVSAMVARRYPAVLRDAGIAADVRVRFLVRDDGSPDVGTLSIIDAGASELAGPAGDVVAEMRFDPAVSGGRTIAAWVETTIRFAP